In a single window of the Anguilla rostrata isolate EN2019 chromosome 4, ASM1855537v3, whole genome shotgun sequence genome:
- the ptgs2b gene encoding prostaglandin G/H synthase 2 produces MNKIIFFVALLSAEILTCKGANPCCSMPCQNRGVCTSRGAESYECDCTRTGYYGENCTTPEVLTWIKTKLKPTPNTVHYILTHFKGFWNILNNIPILRDGIMRYVLTSRAHLIDSPPTYNSDYGYKSWEAYSNLSYYTRTLPPVPEDCPTPMGVAGKKALPDVKLVMEKFILRQKFIPDPQGTSLMFAFFAQHFTHQFFKSDVKRGPAFTTSLAHGVDLSHIYGGNLERQHKLRLFKDGKLKFQVVDGEVYPPTVKEVQVDMHYPPHVPEEHRFAVGHEAFGLIPGLMMYATIWLREHNRVCDVLKQEHPTWDDERLFQTTRLILIGETIKIVIEDYVQHLSGYHFKLKFDPELLFNQRFQYQNRISSEFNTLYHWHPLMPDAFHIQDQVYSYKQFLFNNSVVMDHGIHNLAESFTKQIAGRVAGGHNLPPALMMVAMKSIEHSRKMRYQSLNEYRKRFMLKPYTSFQELTGETEMATELEELYGDIDAMELYPALLVEKPRPNAIFGETMVEMGAPYSLKGLMGNPICSPEYWKPSTFGGKVGFEIVNTASLQKLVCNNLKGSCPVVSFHVPDVKDAGSVTINSSTSQSRQSGLNPTVILKERTSEDRSSEL; encoded by the exons ATgaacaaaatcatattttttgttgCTCTTCTATCTGCGGAGATTTTGACCTGCAAGGGAG CCAATCCGTGTTGTTCAATGCCATGCCAGAACAGGGGTGTGTGCACGTCGAGAGGCGCCGAATCGTATGAGTGCGACTGCACAAGAACTGGATATTACGGCGAGAACTGTACCACCC CGGAAGTTTTGACGTGGATTAAAACCAAGCTGAAGCCAACCCCCAACACTGTACATTATATTCTAACGCATTTTAAAGGATTCTGGAATATCTTGAACAACATTCCGATTTTAAGGGATGGTATCATGCGTTATGTATTGACTT CCCGGGCACATTTGATCGACAGCCCTCCTACCTACAATTCAGATTATGGTTACAAAAGCTGGGAAGCGTATTCAAACCTCTCCTATTACACACGAACCCTACCGCCTGTACCTGAAGATTGCCCAACACCCATGGGAGTTGCGG GTAAGAAAGCACTGCCTGATGTTAAGCTGGTGATGGAGAAGTTTATACTGAGGCAAAAGTTTATCCCGGACCCTCAAGGCACCAGTCTAATGTTTGCATTCTTCGCTCAGCATTTCACACACCAGTTCTTTAAATCAGACGTAAAACGTGGGCCAGCCTTCACCACATCTCTCGCTCATGGG GTGGACTTAAGTCACATATATGGAGGTAACCTGGAGAGGCAGCACAAACTGAGACTTTTCAAGGATGGCAAGCTCAAGTTCCAG GTGGTGGATGGGGAAGTGTATCCTCCTACAGTGAAGGAGGTCCAGGTGGACATGCACTATCCTCCCCATGTCCCCGAGGAGCACCGCTTTGCCGTGGGCCATGAAGCATTTGGGCTGATCCCAGGACTCATGATGTATGCCACCATCTGGCTTCGTGAGCACAACCGGGTCTGTGACGTGCTGAAACAGGAGCACCCCACCTGGGACGATGAGCGCCTCTTCCAGACCACACGCCTCATTCTGATTG GTGAGACTATCAAAATCGTGATTGAGGATTACGTGCAGCATCTGAGTGGGTACCACTTCAAGCTGAAGTTCGACCCCGAGCTGCTGTTCAACCAGCGCTTCCAGTACCAGAACCGCATCTCGTCCGAGTTCAACACCCTCTACCACTGGCACCCGCTGATGCCTGACGCCTTCCACATCCAGGACCAGGTCTACAGCTACAAGCAGTTTCTCTTCAACAATTCCGTAGTCATGGACCATGGCATCCACAATCTGGCTGAGTCCTTCACCAAGCAGATTGCAGGCAGG GTTGCTGGGGGTCATAATCTTCCACCAGCATTGATGATGGTTGCCATGAAGTCCATTGAGCACAGCAGGAAGATGCGGTATCAGTCACTGAATGAGTACAGGAAACGCTTCATGTTGAAGCCCTACACATCATTCCAAGAACTGACAG gagagacagagatggcaACAGAACTCGAAGAGCTGTATGGAGACATTGATGCAATGGAGTTGTATCCTGCCCTATTGGTGGAGAAGCCCAGGCCCAATGCCATTTTTGGAGAGACCATGGTGGAAATGGGAGCCCCATATTCTTTGAAAGGACTCATGGGAAACCCCATTTGCTCCCCGGAGTACTGGAAGCCTAGCACCTTTGGTGGCAAAGTTGGTTTTGAAATTGTTAACACTGCTTCCCTGCAGAAGCTGGTGTGCAATAACTTGAAGGGGTCCTGCCCAGTGGTGTCCTTTCACGTGCCTGATGTAAAAGATGCGGGCTCAGTTACTATCAACTCCAGTACCTCACAATCTAGACAAAGTGGCCTTAACCCCACTGTTATTCTGAAAGAAAGAACCTCTGAAGATAGAAGCTCTGAACTTTGA